The Pan paniscus chromosome 15, NHGRI_mPanPan1-v2.0_pri, whole genome shotgun sequence genome includes a window with the following:
- the LOC134728889 gene encoding uncharacterized protein LOC134728889 → MSQGHPPRAAAVAAAARLLLEASRRNPRPRPRGRRQAQPRHPRLSFRSLPGACCLRPAEVLTAAYPGRPRQPREASRRRHSSQKNGLRGTRRCALPTMSGLWTLDRKASRLSCGLVRV, encoded by the coding sequence ATGTCCCAAGGTCACCCGCCTCGGGCGGccgcggtggcggcggcggcgaggCTTCTCCTAGAGGCGTCTCGGCGCAACCCCCGCCCCCGACCCAGGGGCCGACGCCAGGCCCAGCCCCGACACCCAAGGCTTTCTTTCCGCAGCCTCCCTGGAGCCTGCTGTCTGCGCCCTGCAGAAGTCCTGACGGCGGCGTACCCCGGGAGACCCCGGCAGCCCCGAGAAGCCAGCCGCCGCCGTCATTCCAGTCAGAAAAATGGCCTGCGGGGCACGCGCCGGTGCGCCCTGCCAACCATGTCcggactttggactttggacagGAAGGCGTCCCGGCTCAGCTGTGGTTTGGTCAGAGTTTAA